The Pirellulales bacterium genomic sequence ACGCGCCCGTTGGGCCCTCGAAACGGCTAGCATGCTCGGCTTGTCACGAGATCGCTTCCGCCTGGTGCTCAACCGTTGCGGCAATCGCGGACAGGTCACGGCCGACAAGGCGGAATCGATCCTGGGGATCAAGGTCTTCTCGTCGCTCCCCGAGGACGATGCCGCGATGAACCGCGCCGTGAACCAGGGGGTGCCCGTGTCGGCCGTGACATCTCGCTTCTCGCTGCTCGCGCGGAGCTTCAACGCCTTCGCTCAGAATGTGTAGAGCAGAGCAGTGGCACAGGCCGCCGGCCTGTGCTGAGAGCGACAATACATCGAAAAGCACAGGCTGGCAGCCTGTGCCACTTTTCATCGCAGAGACCAATTACCAAGAGTCATCACCATGACGCCCAGCATGCTTGCCTTTCGTTCTGCGACCGACGCCCCCACCGTGCCACGTTCGACGGCGACAGACGCCTTCGAGGCGGACTTCCAGCGGCTGAAGACCCGGCTGCATCGCGAGCTGATCGATTCGCTCGACCTGGGACGCATCGGCCAGATGGACGAGCCGCGTCTCCGCGTCCACATTCGGCACGCCGCCGAGAAGCTGCTCGCTTCGCGCCGCGAGGCGCTTTCCAGCGTCGATCAAGAACGCCTGGTCGATGAGTTGCTCGCCGAGTCGTTCGGTCTCGGGCCGCTCGAGCCTTTCATGCGCGACCCGGCAGTCACCGATATCCTGGTGAACGGACCGCACGAGGTGTTCGTCGAGCGTCACGGCCGTCTGGAAGAGACGAACGCCCTCTTCGCCGACGACGCCCACTTGTTGCAGATCATCCAGCGCGTGGCTGCCCGCGTCGGACGCCGCATCGACGAGCTGTCGCCCATGGTCGACGCGCGACTCCCCGATGGCTCGCGCGTCAACGCGATCATCCCCCCGTTGGCCCTGCGTGGACCCACGCTCTCGATTCGTCGCTTCGGCGCCAAGCCGCTCGAGCTCGAAGACCTGCTGCGTTACGGTTCGCTGTCTCACGAGATTGTCGATTTTCTGCAGGCCGCGATTGCAGCGCGTGTCAACATTCTGGTGAGCGGCGGTACCGGCGCCGGCAAGACGACGCTGCTGAACTGCCTGTCGCGCTTCATTCCCGCCGGCGAGCGACTCGTCACGGTCGAGGATTCCGCCGAACTGCAATTGCAGCGGCGACACGTCGTCTCGCTCGAGACACGCCCCGCCAGTGCCGAAGGCACCGGCGAAGTGACGTCGCGAGACCTGGTACGAAACAGCCTCCGCATGCGTCCCGACCGCATCATCCTGGGCGAAGTACGCGGCGGCGAGGCCCTCGACATGCTCCAGGCAATGAACACGGGCCACGAGGGTTCGCTCACCACGATTCACGCCAACGGCACACTCGACGCCTTGTCACGTCTCGAGGTGATGGTCAGCATGGCCGGTTTCGACCTGCCCGTCATGGTCGTGCGGCGTTACATCGCGTCGGCCATCACGCTGGTCGTACACGTGGCGCGCTTGCAGGGGGGTGTGCGTCGCGTGACCCGCGTCAGTGAAATCACCGGCGTGGCCGATGGCGAGTACGTCATGCAAGACCTGTTCCGCTTCCAGCAGCAAGGGGTCGACGAATCGGGTCGCACGCGCGGCGAGTTCGTCGCGACGGGTCACACGCCCCAGTGCGTCCGCCGCTTCGAGGAACTGGGTATCGAATACCGCCGCGATCAGTTCACGGCCGCGGAGACCGCCGTCGAACCGGCGGTGTTCTCGGTGCAGCGCACGACAAGCCTTGGGGAGAAATAGCCCATGCTGAACCTGACAATCGTGGCTATCCTCTGCTTTGCCGCCACCTCGGCGCTAACTGCCACCGGTGGACTGCTGGTGGCCGATCTGCGCCGCCGGCGCGGCGACCGCCTCGAGCGGCGATTGTTGGTCGACGTCGACTCGTCACTCGCGCTCTCTAGGGCGACGATCGAAGACGAGCCGGCCAACCGCTTCGATCGCGCCTTCGTCGAGCTGGTCGACCAGTCGGGCGTCGGCCTTTCGATGTCTCAGGCATTGTCTCTGGTGGCGGGCTCGGCCGTAGTGTTCTGCGCCGTTCCGCTCGTCTTTTTCGAAAACTTTCTGCTCGCGGCGTTGGGGCTCGTGCTGGGAGCCGTCTGGCCGATCGGCTGGTTCTTGTTGCGACGTTTTCGCCGGCGACGAGCCATGCGCATGCACCTTTCCGAGACGCTCGAGTTGCTGGCCGACGGTGTCCGCTCGGGGCGCACGCTGGAGCAGGCCTCGGAGCTGGTCGCGGCGGAATCTCCCTGGCCGTTGAACGAAGAGTTCGGCTGCGCCGCATCACAACTCAAGTTGGGACATACGCCGGTGGCGGTGCTCGATCGCATGGTGCGACGCGTCCCCATGCCCGAGTTTCGTATCTTTGCCACCGCGGTGCTCGTCCATCGCACGGCCGGCGGCAATCTGGCCACGCTCATCGAACGGCTGGCGGTCGCTGCCCGCGATCGCCACGAGTTCTTTGGGCATCTGAAGGCGGTGACGTCGGGTAGCATGCTCTCGGCGATGGGGCTCGTCATCGGTTCGATCGTGGCGGTCGGGCTTTTGTCGTGGATGCAGCCCGAGTATCTCGAGATGTTCCTCAAGCATCCTTGGGGGGTGCCCCTGCTGGGCATCGCCGGCGCGTTGCAGTTGATCGGCATGGTGTGGGTGTGGCGCGTGTTGCGGATGAATTATTGAGCCATCCGATCTTTTGCTGGAGCCGCCCGAAATCCTGTCAGGTACGGGGTACCTGACCTACCTTCGACCTAGAGACACTAATGTTGCTTGATATCGATCTCGTCCATGGCTGGTTGATTCCTCTTGGCGCCTTCGTCGCCACGCTGGCTTTGGCCTGGCTTGCCCTGCGCACGGTACAGGGAAAGAGGAAGCCAGTCGATCTGCGCCTGGAAAAGATCTCGCCCGAGGAGTCCGATCAGAGCGACGAGCCGAGAGGCGTCTTGGGAAGCTTGGCGCCGGCCCTGGCCGCGCAGATTCCCGAATCAAAGAAAGAGCGTCGCGACTTCCAACAATTGTTGCGGGGAGCGGGACTCTATAGTCCCCACGCGGCCACCTGGATCTATGCCGCCCGTTTCGTGCTGTTGTTGGTGCCGCTAGTCACGGCCGGAGTCCTTGCCGTCGCCTCGGACGGCACGCACACGTTCGGCATTCTCGTGCTCGGCGGTCTCGTGGCGGCGGCTCTCTCGATCGTACCGAGACTGTACGTCTTCTTCCGCCGCCGACGCCGCGTGGCCCGCATCCGGCAAGCCTTGCCCGACGCCATGGACATGCTCAGCATGTGTACCAGCGGCGGCATGAGCCTGGGCACGAGCCTCGAACAGGTCAGTCGTCAATTGACTGCCCACCGCGAGCTGGCCGAAGAGCTGCGCATCTTGCGCCGTCAGGCGGAAATGGGGAGCCTGTCGCGGGCCCTCGCCGATT encodes the following:
- a CDS encoding CpaF family protein, giving the protein MLAFRSATDAPTVPRSTATDAFEADFQRLKTRLHRELIDSLDLGRIGQMDEPRLRVHIRHAAEKLLASRREALSSVDQERLVDELLAESFGLGPLEPFMRDPAVTDILVNGPHEVFVERHGRLEETNALFADDAHLLQIIQRVAARVGRRIDELSPMVDARLPDGSRVNAIIPPLALRGPTLSIRRFGAKPLELEDLLRYGSLSHEIVDFLQAAIAARVNILVSGGTGAGKTTLLNCLSRFIPAGERLVTVEDSAELQLQRRHVVSLETRPASAEGTGEVTSRDLVRNSLRMRPDRIILGEVRGGEALDMLQAMNTGHEGSLTTIHANGTLDALSRLEVMVSMAGFDLPVMVVRRYIASAITLVVHVARLQGGVRRVTRVSEITGVADGEYVMQDLFRFQQQGVDESGRTRGEFVATGHTPQCVRRFEELGIEYRRDQFTAAETAVEPAVFSVQRTTSLGEK
- a CDS encoding type II secretion system F family protein, with product MLNLTIVAILCFAATSALTATGGLLVADLRRRRGDRLERRLLVDVDSSLALSRATIEDEPANRFDRAFVELVDQSGVGLSMSQALSLVAGSAVVFCAVPLVFFENFLLAALGLVLGAVWPIGWFLLRRFRRRRAMRMHLSETLELLADGVRSGRTLEQASELVAAESPWPLNEEFGCAASQLKLGHTPVAVLDRMVRRVPMPEFRIFATAVLVHRTAGGNLATLIERLAVAARDRHEFFGHLKAVTSGSMLSAMGLVIGSIVAVGLLSWMQPEYLEMFLKHPWGVPLLGIAGALQLIGMVWVWRVLRMNY
- a CDS encoding type II secretion system F family protein, with protein sequence MLLDIDLVHGWLIPLGAFVATLALAWLALRTVQGKRKPVDLRLEKISPEESDQSDEPRGVLGSLAPALAAQIPESKKERRDFQQLLRGAGLYSPHAATWIYAARFVLLLVPLVTAGVLAVASDGTHTFGILVLGGLVAAALSIVPRLYVFFRRRRRVARIRQALPDAMDMLSMCTSGGMSLGTSLEQVSRQLTAHRELAEELRILRRQAEMGSLSRALADFASRVDIVEARQLANLLTRGDRLGTGLAGSLHTQADHLRVRRKQLAIQRANKAPVKLVFPLMFCFAPAALILLTAPAALELKEFLAPSKGNSILSVDADVMSPSGLIGVLESLDQDMNAGR